CAGCAGCCGAGCCTGCTCGGCATGGCGATGTACCAGCTCGGCGAGCTGCTGGCTGTGATCGCGCCGCTGCTGTGGTGGTTCGTCGTCGACCGCCTCGCTCCGCTGCCGCGCCGCGCGCTCTGGTGGCTGGCCGGCTTCGTGGTGACCGCCCCGTGGCCGCTCGCGGTCGGAGTGCTCGCATGACCGCCGCGCCGAGCACCCGCGCGCCGCGCGAAGAGCGCCCGAGCGACAGCTGGATCGTGGCGCTGCTCTTCGCGCTCGCCTTCGGCTACGACACCGTCGAGGGCGTCGCCAACCTGCAGCAGCTGCCGCTGCTCTATCTCGGCAGCGACATCCAGGGCGCGACCCCGTGGTGGCTGCTCATCGCCGGTGTCGCCCTGCCGGGGCTGCTGTTCCTCGCCGCGCTGTGGATCGGGCGGCGGATGCGGCTGGTGCCGAAGGCGGGGATCCTGCTGGTCGCGCTCGGCGTGAGCGCGCAGCTGAGCCTGCTCGCCGAGCAGTTCGCGCGCCAGATCGCCATCACCGCGCTGGGCGGGTAGCACGCGCGGCAGCAGGCAGCCGGCCGCCGGCCGCCTGCAGCTCGGCGGAGCAACGTGCCTTGCGGTCGCCCTAGATCACCGCGACGAGCAGCAGCGCACCGAGCACGATCTGCCCGACCAGCCGCGGCACGAGCGGCATGGCGACGGCACCGAACCGCTTCGGATCCTTCGCAGCCTCGGCGTTCGCCGGGAAGACCGCGATCAGCAGCGCGATGAGCCCGACGCCCGCGGCGAAGCGCAGGCCCCACCAGGGAGCGAGCAGGCCGATGCCGCCGAGGATCTCCGCGACACCGGAGATCGTCACGAACGGCCGCGCCCAGCGGCGGTCGGGGCCGGCGAGACCCGCGGGGATCATCGCCGCCATCGTGCGCCGCACGCGAGGCACGAAGTGCGTCGCACCCATGCCGATGAAGACCACGGCCAGGATGATGCGCAGCACGAGCTGCACGATTGCGAAGGCGTCCATTGCCTCCATCCTCTCGCATCGACACCGTCGCACCGACCGCGCTGCGGCCCGGCCGGTGCGCGGATCCGCCGGTCAGGGCCGCGGCGGCATCCCAAAGGGGTCCGGCGTGCCGGGCGGCACCGGCGGCACGTCAGCCGGTGCCGGGAACTGCCCGGTGTGCTGGGCGTGCTGCCGGGCGAGGTCTGCCGACTGCGGCGTCGCGCCCTCCTGGCCGCTCGGGATCGCCTCCACCACGACCGCCGTGCCGTAGGCGCAGATCTCCGTCCACTGCGTCGCGATCTCGCTCGCGTCGAACCGCATGGCGATGATCGCGTTGGCGCCT
The window above is part of the Agrococcus sp. ARC_14 genome. Proteins encoded here:
- a CDS encoding YbjQ family protein — encoded protein: MLIVTTNEIPGFRILAVQGEVMGLTVRSRDAATNWVAGWRSMAGGEIPEFTQMLYEARMQVMGRMVDEAQRRGANAIIAMRFDASEIATQWTEICAYGTAVVVEAIPSGQEGATPQSADLARQHAQHTGQFPAPADVPPVPPGTPDPFGMPPRP
- a CDS encoding DoxX family membrane protein, whose amino-acid sequence is MDAFAIVQLVLRIILAVVFIGMGATHFVPRVRRTMAAMIPAGLAGPDRRWARPFVTISGVAEILGGIGLLAPWWGLRFAAGVGLIALLIAVFPANAEAAKDPKRFGAVAMPLVPRLVGQIVLGALLLVAVI